The following proteins are encoded in a genomic region of Cryptococcus gattii WM276 chromosome I, complete sequence:
- a CDS encoding Negative regulation of transcription from Pol III promoter-related protein, putative (Similar to TIGR gene model, INSD accession AAW42833.1), whose product MKYLDYPLLTQLSDSLSSDTSSDLRVHARFEAYSVKPVGKEKRAFKEREEAYMSEQEGMDEMSFSPEMREAGLASCFGRLDEKESRKVHFLLVSTLNSAFPDHDFSSLRPDHFTREHSASQVLAYLSGSLLGQAGTGSAPIFLAPMSLHSRSPQSSPSLQPHSFSHSPTIYNPSSFDLSSGSLPSLSNLDDINLYRALNQVISMDDSDVYSWFPEPEYDPHMDSVEAGEGREDYIEEEEEGMDVEDENSGDRSDTWGTGMDLDMEMEIEGEDRRNSGRQPVSDVWEAPERRAGSLLWSANYFFYNKRQKRILFLTCWCRHVPPSPTRPLINDLVDGQTPALPLPITASFSPSSLEQSLPQPPSISGRRHSHRKARHPPPLRHKPTITSNIHSSSHKGDDTSSTIPIRGLSRPTPNPNTQPSAHAHSPATPNKLATSAPGPSGFSFTALGAGQGQGQQSPMARMRIGGFKPRQTPARMVINARAAETTGGSQSSSRPQAQDKDNEGAEGEKRGRSESTTPGPSSVSGGGGASALTAGMRAAGNAAGSAESETGEKKRVKV is encoded by the exons ATGAAGTACCTCGACTACCCCCTCCTCACGCAGCTGTCAGACTCCCTCTCCTCGGACACCAGCTCCGATCTCCGCGTACATGCCAGGTTCGAGGCGTACAGCGTGAAACCCGTCGGCAAGGAGAAACGTGCATTcaaggaaagagaggaggcCTACATGAGCGAGCAGGAAGGCATGGATGA GATGAGCTTTTCTCCCGAAATGAGAGAAGCCGGCCTTGCCTCATGCTTTGGCCGACTCGACGAGAAGGAGTCTCG CAAAGTGCATTTCCTCCTCGTCTCCACTCTCAACTCGGCCTTCCCGGACCACGACTTTTCGTCCCTGCGACCGGACCATTTCACAAGGGAGCACTCGGCCTCCCAAGTCCTCGCTTATCTCAGCGGAAGTCTGCTTGGCCAAGCCGGCACTGGCTCTGCCCC AATCTTCTTGGCCCCAATGTCTCTCCATTCCCGCTCTCCGCAATCGTCGCCCTCGTTGCAGCCCCATTCTTTCTCCCACTCGCCGACAATTTACAACCCGTCCTCTTTCGACTTGTCTTCTGGCTCCCTTCCGTCCCTCTCAAACCTTGACGATATTAACCTGTACCGCGCGTTAAATCAAGTCATTTCGATGGATGATTCAGATGTCTACTCATGGTTCCCTGAGCCAGAATACGACCCCCATATGGACTCGGTCGAGGCCGGGGAAGGGCGAGAGGATTACattgaggaggaggaggaagggatggacgtggaagatgagaaCAGTGGCGACAGAAGTGATACATGGGGCACTGGCATGGATTTGGAtatggagatggagattgaaggagaagacAGACGGAATTCTGGCCGCCAACCCGTATCAGACGTGTGGGAAGCACCTGAAAGACGTGCCGGCAGTCTGTTATGGAGTGCCAACTACTTTTTCTATAACAA GCGGCAAAAACGTATATTATTTCTTACATGCTGGTGTCGTCACGTACCTCCTTCCCCTACTCGCCCCTTAATCAACGACTTGGTTGATGGCCAGACCCCTGcgcttcctcttccaatAACAGCCTCATTctcaccttcttctctggAACAATCCCTGCCTCAGCCACCTAGCATTTCCGGCCGCCGGCACTCCCACCGCAAGGCCCGCCAtccccctcctcttcgACACAAACCTACCATCACCAGTAATATTCATAGTTCAAGCCACAAGGGGGACGACACGTCCTCCACTATTCCCATTCGTGGCCTCTCCCGCCCAACGCCTAACCCAAATACCCAACCGAGCGCTCATGCCCACTCGCCCGCGACCCCAAACAAGCTCGCCACCTCTGCCCCTGGGCCTTCTGGATTTAGCTTCACCGCTCTCGGCGCTGGACAGGGACAGGGACAGCAAAGCCCAATGGCAAGGATGAGAATCGGGGGTTTCAAGCCTCGACAAACACCGGCAAGGATGGTTATCAATGCTCGAGCTGCCGAAACGACTGGTGGTAGccagtcttcttctcggCCCCAGGCTCAGGATAAGGATAATGAAGGTGCTGAAGGGGAGAAACGGGGGAGAAGTGAGAGTACAACCCCTGGACCGTCTTCGGTCagcggaggaggaggtgcGAGCGCTCTGACTGCAGGGATGAGAGCCGCCGGGAATGCAGCTGGAAGCGCCGAGTCGGAGACTGGGGAAAAGAAGCGAGTAAAAGTCTAA